The Candidatus Zixiibacteriota bacterium genome has a segment encoding these proteins:
- a CDS encoding ABC transporter permease, whose protein sequence is MKFILFALKNLLRNKIRTLLTVLSIAVSVTVLFSLLSFTKGYEKGMTEELGKMGYQIMLVPRGCPYEAASLALSGGKIPNYFGYSVLEEVKKIPEVEIAAPFFMSAVIRPDEDRTDIYFGMDEAMYQMKRYWKIKGSYFKDENSMIMGGDAAYIEQTDEPGQKFFVREKNREFVVTGILERTGTKDDGFFFIPLKAAQEMFGQKDKVTGIAIRVKDPTLIPTVVEKLEKLPDSQVITMSQLMGTMMNLVAQAKTLILSIIIIAIIISALGALNTVLMSVFERTKEIGVMRAMGAGREHVFQLVWVETLVMALISGVLGIGIAIIGMGLVEKIIKKLLPLAPQGSVVSFDLNILLICLGFIIFVGLVAGIYPAYRASKLKPIEAIRTE, encoded by the coding sequence ATGAAGTTCATCTTATTTGCACTAAAGAATTTGTTAAGGAACAAGATCAGGACTCTTCTGACAGTTCTTTCAATTGCTGTTTCAGTGACGGTTTTGTTCTCATTGCTCTCTTTTACCAAGGGATATGAGAAAGGAATGACCGAAGAGTTGGGTAAGATGGGTTACCAGATAATGCTCGTACCGAGGGGATGCCCGTACGAGGCGGCGTCTTTGGCTTTATCCGGAGGGAAAATCCCCAATTATTTCGGTTATTCAGTCTTAGAAGAGGTGAAGAAGATCCCGGAGGTAGAAATTGCTGCTCCTTTCTTCATGTCTGCGGTGATAAGACCAGATGAGGACCGGACAGATATCTATTTCGGGATGGATGAGGCTATGTACCAGATGAAAAGGTACTGGAAGATAAAGGGGAGCTATTTCAAAGATGAAAACTCTATGATAATGGGCGGGGATGCGGCTTACATAGAGCAGACAGATGAGCCTGGTCAGAAATTTTTCGTAAGGGAAAAAAACAGGGAGTTTGTGGTCACAGGAATACTGGAAAGGACCGGAACAAAAGATGACGGGTTCTTCTTCATTCCACTTAAAGCTGCGCAGGAAATGTTCGGGCAGAAGGATAAAGTGACCGGAATTGCAATACGGGTGAAAGATCCAACTTTGATTCCAACAGTGGTGGAAAAATTAGAGAAACTGCCGGATTCACAGGTGATAACTATGTCCCAGCTTATGGGCACAATGATGAACTTGGTTGCCCAGGCGAAGACTTTGATATTGTCCATTATCATCATCGCCATAATCATCAGTGCCTTAGGTGCTTTGAATACGGTTTTGATGTCGGTTTTCGAGCGGACCAAAGAGATTGGAGTGATGAGAGCGATGGGTGCAGGCAGGGAGCACGTGTTTCAGTTGGTCTGGGTGGAGACTTTAGTAATGGCTTTGATAAGCGGAGTATTAGGCATCGGAATAGCGATTATCGGAATGGGGCTGGTTGAAAAGATAATCAAAAAGCTTCTTCCTTTAGCCCCTCAGGGAAGCGTAGTCTCATTTGACCTGAATATTCTTTTAATCTGTCTGGGCTTTATAATTTTTGTAGGCTTGGTGGCTGGAATCTATCCAGCTTATCGGGCTTCCAAACTCAAACCGATCGAAGCGATCAGAACAGAATAG